The nucleotide window GTAGTCAACTCCATGGCGTTTTTTCCCGGGCGGAGTATAGGCATCCCAATCTCTTGCTCCTGATACGGGATTTTCACTTTTATTCATTTCGGGACTGTCCAAATGCCATTTTCCTATATACCCTGTATTATAGCCGTTTTTCTTTAAAATATCCGTTATTGTGACAGCATCTTCTTTCAATGCCACATCATCAAGACCTGTTTTACAGTTAGTCCATACTCCGTGAGTTATCGGATATGTTCCTGTCAGTATACTTGCTCTACTCGGAGAGCAGAGAGGACATCCGCTCACCGCATTTTCAAAAGCAAGTGCTTCTTTTGAAAACAAATCTATATTTGGAGTAATAACATCTTCTTTTTCCATAAATCCTACAGAATTTCTTCTCCATTGATCTGCAAATAAAAATAACAAATTCGGTCTATTCATATTTTTATTCATATGTCCTCTATCCTCCTGTATTTACTATTTTTTCGTAAATCTTTTATACGCTTCCAGTTGTATTTTTTCAGCCTTTGCCAGTCCTATATCATTTAATCTTTTTATATAACTGTCCCAGTCTTTATCTACATCAGAAACTCCCATTATCCATTTTTGAGACATTTCTTCCACATAAGAATTTAATTGTGTATTTATTTTTATAAATTCTTTAGATTCATCTTTTGTGTATTTTAATATAGGCATTAGTTCATGAACATAATTATTTTTCAAATAAAAATCTATTGCATCAACAGCTTCTTTTACATACCATTGTTTTTCATATTCGGAATCCTGAGGCATTCCCAATCTGAATTGTGCTCCCGATTCTCTGATTACAGCTAAAGGAGTTTTCCCTTGAGAATTTTTCAATATTTTATCTGTAAATACAGGTTTTCCGTCTACCAATTTATAATCATCACCTTCAATACCGAAATTCCATAGTCTTCTTCCTTCAGGAGAGTACCAGAAATCAAAATATTTTATGGCTTCTACGACATTTTTGGATTTTGAGCTTATTCCCCAGCCTCCTAAGTATGTAGTTCTTGCCTGATATGTTTTATTATCTCCGTTAAATGTTGCAGGTGCTATTATTCCGAAATCAAATCCCTGTATTGTTTTACCAAGTTTATTGTTATAAGAGCTTGTACTTCCGAACCAGTCTATTGTAAAACCTCCCAAGTTATTGGAAAGCATGTAATCTCTTGCGTTAATTCCTCTTGTAAAAATTTCTTTATCAATTAATCCTTCTTTATACCATTTTGCCAACTGTTTCATAGCTTCTTTGTATTCAGCCTGTGCAGGTCCGAATTTTACTGCATCTTTATCATCATACCAGAAAGCTCTCGCCTTAAATATATCAGCTAAAGGTTGTAAAACTTTTGCTACAGTATCTCCTCTACTAAATAAAGGTACTTCGTCTTTTTTTCCGTTTCCGTTAGGATCTTTATCTCTGAAAGCTACAAGCACATTATATAAATCATCTGTTGTTACAGGATCTTTCAAATTCAATTTTTTTATCCAGTCTTTTCTTATATAATAACCTGTAGACGGCATAAAATTAAAATAATCATAATAGTTAGGTATCATATAAATATGTCCGTCAGCTGCTATTGCATCCTGTTTGTATCTCGGATTTTCTTCCCAGAATTTTTTAATATTCGGAGCATATTTATCTATTAAATCTTCTAATGGAACAAGCCCTCCGTCTATTCCCAATCCTTCCAAATCTTCAGTAAATTCATAAGCAACTATATCAGGTAATTCTCCTGAAGATACAAGTAAATTATATGCTTCTTTCTGATCTGTCTGATTTTGTGATGCTACATTTTTCAATTTTATATTTGTCATTTCGGCTGCTTTTTTATACACAGGTGCATCAGGATTTAAAGCTTTTCCCAAATGAATAGCAAAAACTGTCAGTTCTTTAGGATTTTCTGAAATTAAATGACCTTCCAATTTTTTACCGCTATCTTTGTTATCTCCTTTTGACTGTGATTTTCCACAGGCAACCAATAATATTGCTATAATTAACAATAAATAAGTAATTTTCTTTTTCATCATTTATTCCACCTTTATTTTCAAATTTTTTTTAAATTTATAACAACTGATTTCCCTTGATTTACAAGATTTACTTTTATTTCTGTTTTTCCATTTTTAACATTTAATTTTACACTGTTATTTTGAGATAAAAGACTGTATTCTCCATCCAGTTCTATTATTGTCTCATATTTGGAAAGTTGTGTAGGATCACTTACTGCAAGAATAATTTCATTTCCTTTTTCTGTTTTTACTATTGAAATAGGAGAAACTGCTTTAATACCTGCAATTGTTATTTCTTTACTTCCCCAAAAATTTATTCCTGTAATTTTTCTCTGTTTATCTTCTATCGCATGTACATCATTATCCATACGTATGATTTTAATATTATCCTCGTTATAATTTTTTACTTCTTCTTCACTGAACATCGGTAAAACTATATATGCATATTTAGAATCTTTAGGATTTTTTCCATGCTCTGCATATACTTTAAAATATGTCTTTTCTTTTATATCCTGAGATTTCCCTCCTATTTCTTTCCAGCTTCCTTTTCTTTTTTCAATATTGATTGTTAAAATAGGAGTATTCAAAATTTTATATCCGATATTTTCATTTGTTTTTTTATCTGTAAAATTTATGTAAGTTCCTTTTGTTCCCGGTACTTTTTTTATTCCTGTTACTGTTCCACCGTTTACAGTTATTTTTTTATCATTTATATCGTTTATTATTTTATTATCCAATGTTGTATGAATTTCTCCATCACTACTGGAAATACCCGAACCTAAAGCTACTATTTCCTCTCCGAGCATAAACCACGACTTTTTGGCAACAGTTTTATTATTCCATGATATAAAATCCATTCCTATCATTGCCGACTTACCGTCCGTAGCTCCTCCTGCCCATGAATTAGGCGATACCGCTGAAGGAAGTCTTCTTTCTCCCGAACCTAAACCTCTATCATTTGTACTTTCAGTTGTTCCGGATAAATGAAGATTATCAACTGTTTCCCAAAAATCAACATAATCCGACGAAGAAATTCCGTAAATATAAGTCATTCCATCTCCGGTATGCCATCCTTTCAGATTTTCCCCGTTCATTGTTTCATAGTTGGCTATTCTTGAAGAATGCATTGAAACGAGAAATTTTCCATTTTTTTTATTTACCTGAACAGCTCTGTCCATTGAAGAAAATATTTTTGTTCCTGACATTTCTTCTATTTTTATATTACTGTTTTCAACAATATTTTTTATAATTCTTTTTATTACAGGATTATTAATTTTTTCTACAACATTGAAAAAATTATTTTCCAGTACGCTTTTCTTTACCAGTTTTTTTATTTCTTCTTTATAAGGCGATTCAACACCTTCGGAAATTATTGCAAAAGCTGCTATTAACGATTTTCCTCTTTCCAGATCATTGGAATTATCTCTCGATATGGATCTTCCGCTGACCGAGTCATTTATTCCGCCGTTTATCATTAAATAACTGTATCCTTTTGTAATTGATTTATAAAGATTTTCCAGTCTCGGATCCTTAGGAAAAAAAACTGTTCCCTCAGAAACATAAAGTAAAGTACCCAATCCGTTAAACAATACACTTGCATAAGTTCCGCTGTATGCTACATTTTCATGCTGTATAAAAGAACCGTCTGAATAAAATCCGTCTTCATTTGTAACGATTTCTCCGATTTCTCCGACCGCATTTACTCCGTTCATTGTTTCAACTTTATCTTTTGTCAACACTCCTCTTCCGAATGAGATAATTGCCGTATCCATTCTGTTTCCGCCTTTGGAAACTCTCTTATTGGGAGAAGTCGAATATTTTGCTGCAGGGCTTGATCCCGAATGGGTAGCATAAGGCTGAAAATATTTTGAAGCATTCATCAAATTAATTAACAGACTTTGAGGAATTTCTCCGTACATTATTATTCCTATTTCATTTACACTTTTAGGAATACCTATTTCCCACTGCCACCAGTTTCCGAGCTCGTCCAATCCTTCATGATAAGCATTTTTATTAAGCCATTCCAATGATTCGGTTATTGTTTTTTTCAAATCCTTATTTTTATAATATTTTGTTCCCGGCATCATATAAGCTTTTGCCATAGCTTTTACATTCTGAAATGAACTTAATATATGTGCACCGTTTTTCATATCTTTCAAATCATTAAATAAACTTTTTTTATCTTCTTCTTTATTAAGTTTTTCTATTGCTTTTTCCGCATCTTTTTCTATCTGTGATACGTATTTGCCCATATTTTTATCAGTTCGACCGTTATTTTCTTCAGGCAGTCCGACAATTATTTCAAACCATTTTTTTCTTATTTTGTCAAATTCATTTTTTTGAGTTATACCCGAAGAAATTGAAGCTATAATCATCATCATTAAAAGTACTGTATTTTTCAATTTTAATCTCCTTTCTAAAAACTGTAATTTATACCTATACTGGGTTTAAACACATGATTTCTCGTTTTTTCTCCGTATTTACTGCTTTTTTCATCTGTGTTTTTTACTTTTATCTCGGATATTGCCAAAGAAGCAAATATGTTAAGTCCCGGTACTATTCCTTTATTATATTTTATGCCGTATCGGTACTCATATACTTCGGATTTTCTTTCTTTTGTTTCTGCAGTTTCATACCATGCTCCTTTTCCTAATGGCAATCTCAAGTCAAAGGTTACGCTGTCTCCATTACCGAAATTATAAATTACTGACGATCTCAGCTGCTCAGAAACGTATTTTCTTACATTATTTTTACTGTCAAATCTTCTGTCATCTCTAAAATACATCAGTTGAAGCTTCCACTTAGGCGAGAACCCGTTATACACAAATCCGTACTGATTTTCTACCTTATAGTCAACTTGATTCTTTCTTTCTCCTTTATAATAAAAATCAATCATTCCTGTAGTTTTTCCTGTAAAATAGAGTCCGTTACCTAAATTATAAGAAATATTTCCATCCAATTTCAGTTCATGAAATCCCGACTTTGACACATAATAATCTTTTTTAGGATAATTTTTCGGTTTTTTCAGATTTTCAATTTTATATCCTATACTGAATCCGTAGTTTCCTTTGGAAAAAGTATTTCTGTATCTCATTTCTGCCATCAGACGACTTGAAGATATAATGTCTTCCCTTGAACTTTTCCCTTGAAACATACTGTTATTTTTATAATATCCTTCAAAATAATAAGAAATCTTTGATTTTGTATCTGACAAAGTCAACCATACCAGCGGTTTATAATCTGCAGATTTTGAATAATCTCCTGAAGATAATATATTTCCGTAATAATACGCTCTGTCCGAAGGATCTTCAGCTTCAAGGGTAAATCCTAATGTCTTTTTCCATCTTGAATTTTTTCTGCTGTTACTCAATTTTGCAACAATACTGTTAAATATATTATTTTTGAAAATGTTTCCTTTATATTCAAAACCGAGTGTGATTTTATCGGATTTATATTCTTTTCCTTTGACATGTTTATAATTTGCAGTTATTGCCAGATTTTCAGTTAATCCTAAAACAGTATCTATATTATAAAAAAATACATTTTTCATGTTTGCAGATTTTACTTTATGTTCATTATTTAATCCCTGCAATTTATAATATTTGAATTTATTTATATTTCCTGTTTCAGTTTCATATCCTGCACCTATTCCGAATCTGTAAACTTTGTTAAACAGAAGTCCTGCCTTTTCAAAGTTTATCCCTATGGACGGTACCACTGAATTATAGTATTTTTCATTTACAGGGCTATTTTTTATTGTCAAATTACTTGCCCGTGAAGGTAATTCCTCACGATTTTCATTTATGTTTCCCTGAAATACCCTTTTAAAACCTATTCCTCCGTAAATCGATACTTTAAATATATTTTTTTCTATCGGAGTATAAATTATTTTTGAATCGGCTCCCAATGTAATTACAGGATAACTCGAATTAAATTTATAATTTTGATTACCGATATTAATTTCTCTTTTAATCGAAGCATGAGAATACGTTGTTCCTACCGTTGTCAAAAATGAAATTTTATTATTTAAGTTATAATTATAGTAACCTCCGAAATAAACTGTTTCCAAATGTGCATTTCCTGCATTATTCTTCTTAAAATTCAAATCTCCTTTGGAAGCTCCGTAAATAAATCCTAACTTATTATCATTGATAATCTGCTTTTCCCATATTCCTGCTACTCCTTTTTCTTTACGTTCTGCTTCTATTGTGCCCGATAAATTTCCTGTATCGTTTATATAAAAAATGTTATGTGTTACCGAATTTAAAGGACTGTTTCTTGTAATGTCTCTCGAAAATACTTTTTTTAAACTTAAATCTTTGAATAATTCCGATTCTTGTAAAACCGAGTCAATAACATAAGAATGTACAACACCTGAAATTTGAGCTAAAGCATTATTAAAATCTTCTTTATTTTTTAACATTTCCATTTTTCCTATAACTTTATCCAAATCTCCGTTCGTTTTGTTTGCATTTCGCTCAGCTTCCAAATATTCTGCAAAGTCGTTCAAATTTTTATTTCTGTTCACATCGGAATATCTATTTTTACTAAGCACTACATCGGTATTTCCTTTTTTTCTGTATGCCCATACTAATGTATCCTCAAATTTTGCCTGACTTCCGTCTACTTTTATTCCTCCAAGATATTCAGAAGTAGAAAATTCTTTACCTTCTCCTTTGAACAATAAACTTATTTTCCCTTTTAATATTATCTGATTACCGTTTACATATATAGGAGTACTATCCGCTTTATTTAAAGTCAATGTTGAATCTTCCAATGTCAAAGTTCCCGTTCGGTTACTTATGTAACTTTCTCTTTCCAAAGATTTTTTTATGTCTTCTGAATATTTTTGGGCATTTTCATGACTTTCCAGTGATATTTCGGAATTTTTAATATAAGAATTTCCGATTAAATTCAATGAATTGTATTTTTTAACATTTATCCTGTCAATATTAGCATTTTCAAGAAACAAAGTATCTATTCCTGTATTTCCGATAATATTACCGTTTACAGAATTTCTATTTTTCAATACAACAGTATTATTTGTTAAAGGCTTTGATATTACAGCATTTCCCTTTTCATCTCCGATAATTTTCCCTGTGTCATTTATAAAAATCGAATTTGAAAGACTTATTCCTGTTGTAGTTCTATTTTTTAAAAGAATTTCTCCTTTATTTATACCTATTCCGTTTTTTTCTATTTTTATTCCGGTACCTTCATTTATCTTTATTTTTCCGGCTTCAGAATTTATTCCGAAGGAATTTTCTCCTACAGCTATTCCCGAAGAAAGTTTTCCGCTTAATACTTCTATTTCTCCTTTATTTTCTATCGTCCCTTTCATTTGAGATACAGCAGCATTTGAAGTATTTTTTTCATCTCCCTTATGAACTATTTTTCCTGCATTTGTAAGCTGAGAATTTTCACCTGAAGCTTTTATTCCTGTTGTATATTTTCCTGCATCAACTTCTACAAGCCCTGTTGTTGTAATTTTTCTATTGTCATTCGCCTGTATTCCCGTACTTTTATCTCCCGAAACAAAAATATTTCCTTTATTTATTACATTTCCATTTTCAGTTTCACTACTTTCTTTAACAGCAACAATTCCTGTCGCACCTTCTGAAACATAAATTTTCCCGTTTTCACTATTTTCAAAATTTGCATTTCCTGCAGCCTGTATTCCGTAACTTTCTCCTGACGCTTTTATCACACCGGTATTTACAGTTTTTTCTATCGGAACCGTATTTGTTTTCAGTATATTGATTCCGACAGATTTTCCGTCTGCATTTATAGTACCGCTATTTGTAAAATAACCTTTAGATATAACTCCTATCCCGTTATTATCAGCATTTATAATCCCAAAATTCAAAGCATTTCCATTTTGGTTGTTTATAAATATACCTTTGGCATTATATCCGCTGTAAGGATTTTTACCTGTTCCTTTAACATTTATTATTCCATAGTTTTCAAAAGAATTTTTATCTTCGGAATTTATATTTACTCCGATTGCCTCGGATCCTGATGTCAATCTATTATTAGAAAATACATTTATTTGACCTTCATTTTTGAAAAATACTTTATTTTCCAAAGAAACTCCCGTTGCTTTATCTCTTACTTCTATTACACCGTTATGATAAGAAGTTATATTGGCTTTTTTATTTTTATTTCCTGTTATTCCGATACTTTCTTGCCCTGTAACATTTATTTTCGCGTAATTCTCAAACTTTGAATTATTATAATTTAAAAATATTCCTTTTGCTTTATTTCCTACAGAAATTTCTCCTTTATTTTCCAATTCGGCAGTATTTGTAACGTTTATTCCTACTCCTTTAGCTCCTGAAATTTCAAGTATTCCTTCATTTCTGAATTTTCCTTTTTGAATGGAAATCAGCTCAAAATTAAAATTACTTTTATTCTTTCCTTTAATAATTCCACGATTTATAACAAAATTATTATTTGTAATTCCGGAATTTATATTTATAATTTTCTTATTTTTGTTTTGAGAATACTCAATATCTATATTAACAGGACTGTCTGTATCCTCTTTTCCCAACAATATAGCATATTTTCCAGGTTGAATACTTATTACCGTATCCCCGTTCAAATCATTCGGAGTTATAATTTTATTGGTTATCAAATGATTTCTTCGGGGATCAGTATTGTTGTTCTGATCAGGATATAATGTCGCATGTCCCTGATTACACATTAATATTGCTAAAAGTATGAAAAGTGACAATTTATTTTTCTTCATTATAATTACCTTATTATAATTACCTTTTCGATTTTTATTTTTTCATAAATCTTGCATAAGCTGTTTTTTGTATTTCTTCAGCTCTTTTTAAGCCTATCTCGTTTAATCTTTTTACATAGTTATCCCAGTCTTTTTGTACATCTGAAACACCAAGTATCCATTTTTGAGTCATTTCTTCAGTATACGCTCTTAATTGAGTGTCTATTTTCAAAAATTCTTTTGCTTCTTCTTTTGTATATTTCAATACAGGTAAATCATCTTCTATTACATTGGATTTTATATATAAATCTACTGCCTCAGTTTGTCCCGATAATTGTTTTTCAGCTTCTGCATCCTGGAACATACCCAATCTGTATTGTGCTCCTGTTGATCTTATTACTGCTAAAGGATTTTTTCCTTGAGGATCTTTTAATATTTTATCTGTAAATACAGGTTTTCCATCTACCATTTTGTAGTCTTCGCCTTCTATTCCGAAGTTCCAAAGTCTTCTTCCCGCTTCAGAATACCAGAAATCAAAATATTTTATCAATTCAACAGGATTTTTTGCTGCCGATGTTATTCCCCAACCTCCAATATATGTAGGTCTTACAAAAAATGTTTTATTATTTCCTTTATATTCAGGCGGTAACATAATTGAAAGATCAAATCCCGGTATTTTTGATGCTAATTTGTCATTATAAGTTCCTGTACTTGAAAACCAGTCATTTGTAAATCCTCCCAAATTATTGGAAAGCATGTAATCTCTCGAATTCATTCCTCTTGTAAATACTTCTTTATCTATAAGTCCTTCTTTATACCATTTTGCTAACTGTATCATTGCTTCTTTATAATTTTCCTGTGCAGGACCGAACTGTGGAGTTCCTTTATCATCATACCAAACTGCTCTCGCTTTAAATATATCAGTTAATCCCATCATTATTTTTCTTATTATATTTCCTCTTAAGAACAACGGTACTTCATCTTTTTTACCGTTCCCGTTAGGGTCTTTATCTCTGAAAGCCACAAGTACATTGTATAATTCATCTACTGTTTTAGGCTCCTGAAGATTTAATTTTTTCAACCAGTCTTTTCTTATGTAATATCCTTGAGTAGTTTTCAAATTAAAGTAATCATTATAATTAGGTATCATATATATATGCCCGTCAGCTGCTATTGCATCTTTTTTGTATCTCGGATTTTCTTCAAAAAACTTTTTTATATTCGGAGCATGTTTATCTATCAAATCCTCCAAAGGAATAAGTCCGCCTTCCATTCCCAAATTTTCAAAATCCGAAACAAGTTCATATGCTACAATGTCCGGCAATTTCCCTGAAGAAAGCATTAAATTAAATCCCTGTACTTCATCACTTTGATTTTTTGAAGCTACACTTACAAGTTTTATATTTGTTTCTTCAAAAGCTTTTTTAAACACCGGCAATTCTCCGTCTATGGCTTTCCCTTGGAAAATAGCAAATATCGTTACTTCTCTCGGTTTTTCCGTTATCAGATTTCCTGATAATTTTTTTCCGTTTCCTCCGTCCGAAGCAGATTTTTCATTTTTGCACGCTAATATAGCTGTTAAACAAATTAAAGTCATAATCAAAATCTTTTTTACTTTCATTTTTTAATTCCTCCTGATTTTTTATATTATTTTTTTACATTTACTTTTTTATCCTTTTACTGCCCCTATT belongs to Pseudoleptotrichia goodfellowii and includes:
- a CDS encoding type 2 periplasmic-binding domain-containing protein; amino-acid sequence: MKKKITYLLLIIAILLVACGKSQSKGDNKDSGKKLEGHLISENPKELTVFAIHLGKALNPDAPVYKKAAEMTNIKLKNVASQNQTDQKEAYNLLVSSGELPDIVAYEFTEDLEGLGIDGGLVPLEDLIDKYAPNIKKFWEENPRYKQDAIAADGHIYMIPNYYDYFNFMPSTGYYIRKDWIKKLNLKDPVTTDDLYNVLVAFRDKDPNGNGKKDEVPLFSRGDTVAKVLQPLADIFKARAFWYDDKDAVKFGPAQAEYKEAMKQLAKWYKEGLIDKEIFTRGINARDYMLSNNLGGFTIDWFGSTSSYNNKLGKTIQGFDFGIIAPATFNGDNKTYQARTTYLGGWGISSKSKNVVEAIKYFDFWYSPEGRRLWNFGIEGDDYKLVDGKPVFTDKILKNSQGKTPLAVIRESGAQFRLGMPQDSEYEKQWYVKEAVDAIDFYLKNNYVHELMPILKYTKDESKEFIKINTQLNSYVEEMSQKWIMGVSDVDKDWDSYIKRLNDIGLAKAEKIQLEAYKRFTKK
- a CDS encoding polysaccharide lyase 8 family protein; translation: MKNTVLLMMMIIASISSGITQKNEFDKIRKKWFEIIVGLPEENNGRTDKNMGKYVSQIEKDAEKAIEKLNKEEDKKSLFNDLKDMKNGAHILSSFQNVKAMAKAYMMPGTKYYKNKDLKKTITESLEWLNKNAYHEGLDELGNWWQWEIGIPKSVNEIGIIMYGEIPQSLLINLMNASKYFQPYATHSGSSPAAKYSTSPNKRVSKGGNRMDTAIISFGRGVLTKDKVETMNGVNAVGEIGEIVTNEDGFYSDGSFIQHENVAYSGTYASVLFNGLGTLLYVSEGTVFFPKDPRLENLYKSITKGYSYLMINGGINDSVSGRSISRDNSNDLERGKSLIAAFAIISEGVESPYKEEIKKLVKKSVLENNFFNVVEKINNPVIKRIIKNIVENSNIKIEEMSGTKIFSSMDRAVQVNKKNGKFLVSMHSSRIANYETMNGENLKGWHTGDGMTYIYGISSSDYVDFWETVDNLHLSGTTESTNDRGLGSGERRLPSAVSPNSWAGGATDGKSAMIGMDFISWNNKTVAKKSWFMLGEEIVALGSGISSSDGEIHTTLDNKIINDINDKKITVNGGTVTGIKKVPGTKGTYINFTDKKTNENIGYKILNTPILTINIEKRKGSWKEIGGKSQDIKEKTYFKVYAEHGKNPKDSKYAYIVLPMFSEEEVKNYNEDNIKIIRMDNDVHAIEDKQRKITGINFWGSKEITIAGIKAVSPISIVKTEKGNEIILAVSDPTQLSKYETIIELDGEYSLLSQNNSVKLNVKNGKTEIKVNLVNQGKSVVINLKKI
- a CDS encoding autotransporter outer membrane beta-barrel domain-containing protein — protein: MKKNKLSLFILLAILMCNQGHATLYPDQNNNTDPRRNHLITNKIITPNDLNGDTVISIQPGKYAILLGKEDTDSPVNIDIEYSQNKNKKIININSGITNNNFVINRGIIKGKNKSNFNFELISIQKGKFRNEGILEISGAKGVGINVTNTAELENKGEISVGNKAKGIFLNYNNSKFENYAKINVTGQESIGITGNKNKKANITSYHNGVIEVRDKATGVSLENKVFFKNEGQINVFSNNRLTSGSEAIGVNINSEDKNSFENYGIINVKGTGKNPYSGYNAKGIFINNQNGNALNFGIINADNNGIGVISKGYFTNSGTINADGKSVGINILKTNTVPIEKTVNTGVIKASGESYGIQAAGNANFENSENGKIYVSEGATGIVAVKESSETENGNVINKGNIFVSGDKSTGIQANDNRKITTTGLVEVDAGKYTTGIKASGENSQLTNAGKIVHKGDEKNTSNAAVSQMKGTIENKGEIEVLSGKLSSGIAVGENSFGINSEAGKIKINEGTGIKIEKNGIGINKGEILLKNRTTTGISLSNSIFINDTGKIIGDEKGNAVISKPLTNNTVVLKNRNSVNGNIIGNTGIDTLFLENANIDRINVKKYNSLNLIGNSYIKNSEISLESHENAQKYSEDIKKSLERESYISNRTGTLTLEDSTLTLNKADSTPIYVNGNQIILKGKISLLFKGEGKEFSTSEYLGGIKVDGSQAKFEDTLVWAYRKKGNTDVVLSKNRYSDVNRNKNLNDFAEYLEAERNANKTNGDLDKVIGKMEMLKNKEDFNNALAQISGVVHSYVIDSVLQESELFKDLSLKKVFSRDITRNSPLNSVTHNIFYINDTGNLSGTIEAERKEKGVAGIWEKQIINDNKLGFIYGASKGDLNFKKNNAGNAHLETVYFGGYYNYNLNNKISFLTTVGTTYSHASIKREINIGNQNYKFNSSYPVITLGADSKIIYTPIEKNIFKVSIYGGIGFKRVFQGNINENREELPSRASNLTIKNSPVNEKYYNSVVPSIGINFEKAGLLFNKVYRFGIGAGYETETGNINKFKYYKLQGLNNEHKVKSANMKNVFFYNIDTVLGLTENLAITANYKHVKGKEYKSDKITLGFEYKGNIFKNNIFNSIVAKLSNSRKNSRWKKTLGFTLEAEDPSDRAYYYGNILSSGDYSKSADYKPLVWLTLSDTKSKISYYFEGYYKNNSMFQGKSSREDIISSSRLMAEMRYRNTFSKGNYGFSIGYKIENLKKPKNYPKKDYYVSKSGFHELKLDGNISYNLGNGLYFTGKTTGMIDFYYKGERKNQVDYKVENQYGFVYNGFSPKWKLQLMYFRDDRRFDSKNNVRKYVSEQLRSSVIYNFGNGDSVTFDLRLPLGKGAWYETAETKERKSEVYEYRYGIKYNKGIVPGLNIFASLAISEIKVKNTDEKSSKYGEKTRNHVFKPSIGINYSF
- a CDS encoding type 2 periplasmic-binding domain-containing protein codes for the protein MKVKKILIMTLICLTAILACKNEKSASDGGNGKKLSGNLITEKPREVTIFAIFQGKAIDGELPVFKKAFEETNIKLVSVASKNQSDEVQGFNLMLSSGKLPDIVAYELVSDFENLGMEGGLIPLEDLIDKHAPNIKKFFEENPRYKKDAIAADGHIYMIPNYNDYFNLKTTQGYYIRKDWLKKLNLQEPKTVDELYNVLVAFRDKDPNGNGKKDEVPLFLRGNIIRKIMMGLTDIFKARAVWYDDKGTPQFGPAQENYKEAMIQLAKWYKEGLIDKEVFTRGMNSRDYMLSNNLGGFTNDWFSSTGTYNDKLASKIPGFDLSIMLPPEYKGNNKTFFVRPTYIGGWGITSAAKNPVELIKYFDFWYSEAGRRLWNFGIEGEDYKMVDGKPVFTDKILKDPQGKNPLAVIRSTGAQYRLGMFQDAEAEKQLSGQTEAVDLYIKSNVIEDDLPVLKYTKEEAKEFLKIDTQLRAYTEEMTQKWILGVSDVQKDWDNYVKRLNEIGLKRAEEIQKTAYARFMKK